A region of the Oleidesulfovibrio alaskensis DSM 16109 genome:
CCCGTCTGATTTTTATCTGCTCGTGAGCGGCTCGCTTAAACTCTCCTGCCTTGCCGAAGACGGGCACGAGCGGGTGGTGATGATAATCGGCGCGGGTACACTTTTCGGTGAAATAGCCCACCTGCATCTTTCGGCCCTGCATCAGCACAGTCTGCGTACGCTGGAACCCTGCGAAGTTGCCCGCTTTCCCATGAAGCTGCTTGAGGATGAAAACTTTTACCGCTCTCATCCGCATCTTATCCGCAGTCTTGTTCATTCGCTGGGCATCAAGGCGGGGGCTTTTTTCGCCCAGCTTTTTGATTCGGGGCTGGTGGAGGTGGACGGCAGGGTGTGCCGGTGGTTGTACCAGCAGTGGAAACAGCACGGCTGCCGCAGGGTCTGCAGTCCGGGGCTTTCTCAGGGCGATGCCGCGG
Encoded here:
- a CDS encoding Crp/Fnr family transcriptional regulator gives rise to the protein MDSTKNDNRSREALFSIEGVNREWAAVLDLGVCSSLPRGYELTSIDPSDFYLLVSGSLKLSCLAEDGHERVVMIIGAGTLFGEIAHLHLSALHQHSLRTLEPCEVARFPMKLLEDENFYRSHPHLIRSLVHSLGIKAGAFFAQLFDSGLVEVDGRVCRWLYQQWKQHGCRRVCSPGLSQGDAAAMLGIHRSSLCRVIRELRQAGIVGKFSRRTLEINDPQALAGRACSGRHMT